TTATTGCTGAATTTATTTTCACACTCGCAATGGCCCTGAAATGCTACCCATTGCAACCAGGCGGCTTGTTAGCAATCGAAGCCATTGCGATTGGGATGGCCTCGGCAGAGACGGTGTACTTAGAAGCAAAAAACAATTTTGAAGTAATACTGCTATTGGTGTTTATGGTGGCGGGCATTTACTTCATGAAGAATCTGCTGTTGTTTATTTTCACCAAGCTCCTCTTAAATATCCGCTCTAAAATATGGCTGTCATTGGTCTTTTCGGCAATGGCCGCCTTTTTGAGTGCGTTTTTGGATGCGTTAACCGTAACCGCGGTACTTATCGCAGTGGGCGTGGGGTTTTATGCGGTGTATCACCGGGTAGCCTCGGGCGGGAGTCACTCTCATACCGACCACGATCACGGTGATGACAACAAGGTAGTTGAGCAATCTCGAGAAGACTTGGACCAGTTCCGTGCTTTTTTGCGTAGCTTGTTAATGCACGGCGCCGTCGGCACCGCGCTGGGTGGTGTTTGTACCTTGGTAGGCGAGCCTCAAAATCTGCTCATTGCAGAAAAAATGGGCTGGGACTTTATGCATTTTATTCAAATCATGTCCCCTGTCACCATGCCTACCTTAGTCGTCGGGCTGATGACCTGTGTTTTACTTGAGGTAACAGGCAAGTTTGGATACGGCGCAAAATTGCCGGATTCTGTGCGTAGCGTTTTGGAAGAATACGCTGCAGCTCAGGACCAAAGTCGTACGAAAGAAGATGTTGCCACCCTGTTTGTTCAAGGCATTGTCGCAATCTTTTTGGTCGTGGCGTTAGCGACGCACATTGCTCCAGTTGGCTTAATTGGCTTGACCATTATCGTACTGCAAACCGCGTTTAACGGTATTGTTGACGAGCACCGCATTGGCCACGCATTTGAAGAGGCCCTGCCCTTCACTGCGCTATTGGTCGTCTTTTTTGCCATTGTCGGCGTAATTCACGAGCAACACCTGTTTAAACCTATTATTGAGCATGTGCTATCATTGGAAGGTCAGTTCCGCACACTGA
The DNA window shown above is from Spongiibacter sp. IMCC21906 and carries:
- the nhaB gene encoding sodium/proton antiporter NhaB, which gives rise to MEQSTMSRAFAGNFLGNAPLWYKKTIIGFLILNPILLLTVGPFVTGWALIAEFIFTLAMALKCYPLQPGGLLAIEAIAIGMASAETVYLEAKNNFEVILLLVFMVAGIYFMKNLLLFIFTKLLLNIRSKIWLSLVFSAMAAFLSAFLDALTVTAVLIAVGVGFYAVYHRVASGGSHSHTDHDHGDDNKVVEQSREDLDQFRAFLRSLLMHGAVGTALGGVCTLVGEPQNLLIAEKMGWDFMHFIQIMSPVTMPTLVVGLMTCVLLEVTGKFGYGAKLPDSVRSVLEEYAAAQDQSRTKEDVATLFVQGIVAIFLVVALATHIAPVGLIGLTIIVLQTAFNGIVDEHRIGHAFEEALPFTALLVVFFAIVGVIHEQHLFKPIIEHVLSLEGQFRTLMFFIANGLLSVISDNVFVATVYINEVKAAYDAGNLTREELEHLAVAINTGTNIPSVATPNGQAAFLFLLTSALAPLIRLSYGQMVLMALPYTITMSSVAMIAVWFFD